From Paenibacillus sp. V4I7, one genomic window encodes:
- a CDS encoding ABC transporter permease, with product MGFYKFLLSRAITFVLVVFIGITTVFFVPRFLPSDPVEAMIGRMTSKSAFMEPGAVESMRKTLNESFGLQGTIVQQYFGFIKRVVFTHDFGPSLANYPTPVNELIGRALPWTMGLLLISTLISWLIGNAIGLLSGFRKEKAYSKVLEAISIALYPIPYYIFALILIMLFAYIIPIFPLSANFMGKGFSWEHIKSLLVNSALPALSIILVGTGWWVISMKTLSSGIAEEDYVHFARLKGLKERKIMTKYVLPNAALPQVTMLALQLGSIFNGALITEYLFGYPGIGTLIFGAILQSDYNLIMGTITISIIAVAGATFIIDFLYPFLDPRVRYK from the coding sequence GTGGGATTTTATAAGTTTTTGCTTTCCAGAGCAATAACGTTTGTACTCGTCGTATTTATCGGCATCACAACGGTGTTTTTTGTGCCGAGATTTTTACCTTCTGATCCCGTGGAAGCAATGATCGGTCGAATGACTTCCAAATCGGCTTTTATGGAGCCGGGAGCAGTTGAGTCCATGCGTAAAACATTAAACGAATCGTTCGGTTTGCAAGGTACGATCGTGCAGCAATATTTCGGTTTTATCAAAAGAGTTGTTTTTACCCATGATTTCGGACCGTCTCTGGCCAATTACCCGACACCGGTAAACGAGCTCATTGGTCGTGCATTGCCGTGGACAATGGGATTGCTGCTTATATCCACATTGATTTCCTGGCTTATCGGAAATGCCATCGGTCTCTTGTCAGGATTCCGCAAGGAGAAAGCGTATTCCAAAGTACTGGAAGCCATTTCTATCGCCTTGTATCCAATTCCCTATTATATATTTGCGTTAATTTTAATCATGCTTTTTGCTTACATCATTCCCATATTCCCGCTTTCGGCGAATTTTATGGGGAAAGGCTTTTCCTGGGAGCATATCAAGAGTCTGCTTGTGAACTCGGCGCTTCCGGCGCTTTCTATTATTTTAGTCGGAACCGGCTGGTGGGTCATTAGTATGAAAACATTGTCTTCTGGCATTGCAGAAGAAGATTACGTGCACTTCGCCCGCTTGAAAGGGCTGAAAGAAAGAAAAATCATGACCAAATATGTGCTGCCCAATGCCGCATTGCCTCAAGTTACCATGCTTGCTCTGCAGCTCGGGAGTATTTTTAACGGCGCATTGATAACGGAATACTTATTCGGCTATCCGGGGATAGGAACTTTAATCTTTGGAGCCATTTTGCAATCAGATTATAATTTAATTATGGGAACGATTACCATTTCGATTATTGCTGTGGCAGGCGCGACATTTATTATAGATTTCTTGTATCCGTTCCTGGATCCCCGGGTGCGTTATAAGTAG
- a CDS encoding ABC transporter substrate-binding protein, producing the protein MRKKQGFISLVLALMLLMSACSEEASNTQEPASTDSDKPTASAAATAANTVGGGKMTDVGTPRNQTLIVDILSGKTADPDLVNPYVPGAVPMDAGFHQLIFSSLWEINTEKGEQIPDLAATFPEPLDNTNTKFKFKLQEGLAWSDGVEFTADDVVYTSDMIIKTKELGYSGYYASLVKSMKALDKYTIEVETVNPETRLAQKLGVVIWGTAFRVMPKHIWEKEDPTKFKFKDPVGLGPYTLKSRDPQGNWFLYEKRKDWQKSDIGKIVGEPGAQYILFKFFGPEEKRIIASIQHEMDILQDITPESWDVLRQKNKTALAWYENFPYADMNDPCERGMSFNASKAPYNNEDVRWAMALMTDIKNVSLATFGGMLRVSPIQLPPISVLQEKYHKPMVGWLKDFQLSDGYKPFDESYATDMVEMLKQQGIKGLPTDTKEAVNTFGVGWYKYDPAQAGKLLEKAGFKKQGDKWLKPDGTPWKVTINAPANFEVQSMRLAFAVADSWKKNGIDANVQQMDGATFWDSESTGAFEVGSYWPACGLLPDSTANFQGWHKQYIVDNGKQAPGNRNRWANDKVSSLIDELAGMQSSDPKVISHITEINKEFVKGMPFIPMFGTSKFVPVDTYYWTGFQTSKNAFEGPWWWWSQFKYYTPHFKPTGK; encoded by the coding sequence GTGAGAAAAAAGCAAGGTTTTATCAGCTTGGTTTTAGCGTTAATGCTGCTGATGAGTGCATGCAGTGAAGAAGCATCTAACACGCAAGAGCCTGCAAGTACGGACTCGGATAAACCAACGGCAAGTGCAGCTGCAACCGCTGCAAACACTGTGGGCGGCGGGAAAATGACCGATGTCGGTACGCCAAGAAATCAAACACTGATTGTTGACATTTTGAGCGGTAAAACCGCTGACCCGGATCTGGTGAATCCTTACGTGCCAGGTGCGGTGCCGATGGATGCCGGGTTCCATCAATTGATTTTCTCTAGCTTATGGGAAATTAATACAGAAAAAGGGGAACAAATTCCTGACTTGGCGGCGACATTTCCGGAGCCTCTGGACAACACCAATACGAAATTCAAATTCAAGCTGCAAGAGGGATTAGCTTGGTCCGATGGTGTGGAATTCACGGCAGATGACGTCGTGTACACGTCAGATATGATCATTAAAACGAAAGAACTCGGATATAGCGGTTATTACGCGAGCCTCGTGAAAAGTATGAAAGCGCTAGATAAATATACGATCGAGGTAGAAACGGTTAACCCTGAAACTAGATTAGCCCAAAAATTAGGTGTAGTCATCTGGGGAACTGCCTTCCGAGTCATGCCTAAACATATTTGGGAAAAAGAAGATCCGACGAAATTTAAGTTCAAGGATCCTGTCGGTCTCGGACCGTATACGTTGAAATCACGTGATCCACAGGGGAACTGGTTCCTCTATGAGAAACGCAAAGACTGGCAAAAGAGCGATATCGGTAAAATCGTTGGTGAGCCCGGCGCGCAATACATCCTGTTCAAGTTCTTCGGGCCGGAAGAAAAACGGATCATCGCATCCATTCAACATGAGATGGACATTCTGCAGGATATTACGCCTGAGAGTTGGGATGTACTTCGTCAAAAGAACAAAACGGCTCTTGCCTGGTATGAAAACTTCCCTTACGCAGATATGAATGACCCTTGTGAACGAGGTATGTCTTTTAACGCTTCGAAAGCCCCGTACAACAATGAGGACGTACGCTGGGCGATGGCTTTGATGACGGATATCAAGAACGTATCCTTGGCTACTTTCGGCGGGATGCTGAGAGTTTCACCGATTCAACTTCCGCCGATCTCTGTGCTGCAAGAGAAATACCACAAGCCTATGGTAGGTTGGCTTAAAGACTTCCAACTAAGCGACGGTTACAAGCCATTTGACGAAAGCTATGCGACAGACATGGTGGAAATGTTGAAGCAGCAAGGCATTAAAGGTTTGCCGACAGATACGAAAGAAGCTGTGAACACCTTTGGGGTAGGTTGGTATAAATACGATCCTGCCCAAGCCGGTAAACTGCTTGAAAAAGCAGGATTCAAGAAGCAAGGCGACAAATGGTTGAAACCTGACGGCACACCATGGAAAGTGACGATCAACGCACCTGCCAACTTCGAAGTGCAATCTATGCGACTTGCATTTGCGGTAGCAGACAGCTGGAAAAAGAACGGCATTGACGCAAATGTTCAACAAATGGATGGCGCTACATTCTGGGATAGTGAATCTACAGGCGCATTTGAGGTTGGTTCCTATTGGCCGGCTTGCGGTTTGCTGCCTGACAGCACCGCTAACTTCCAAGGATGGCATAAACAATACATTGTTGATAACGGAAAACAAGCGCCAGGTAACCGCAATCGCTGGGCCAACGACAAAGTAAGCTCATTGATCGACGAGTTAGCCGGCATGCAAAGCAGCGACCCTAAGGTTATTAGCCATATTACTGAAATCAATAAGGAATTCGTTAAGGGTATGCCGTTCATCCCTATGTTCGGCACCTCGAAATTCGTTCCTGTCGATACGTATTATTGGACTGGTTTCCAAACATCTAAAAATGCATTTGAAGGCCCGTGGTGGTGGTGGTCACAGTTTAAATACTACACGCCTCACTTCAAGCCTACGGGTAAGTAA
- a CDS encoding response regulator translates to MLKMMLVDDEKTVLHGISHILNKYCPNYEVISMVQSAAEALTILQDVCVDVVITDVKMPDMDGIELTKQIRTLYPQTEVVVLSGYDDFEFVRQTMKNGAYDYLLKPCHYQSILDILRKLEEGIVQRDNKAVISEEQEWFEKYADYDNLKMAVVSVQGCTDSGFMEHLKQELKKGNMPKEFVECIAVDPHYVILFQHSLDVTAARQRFYGYRQSLFQRGYSTNWVVADCHHGPARLSHTFDFCVEMIDFLQFNEMTLVLDVEMYQKYVDKQKTLHFSHYFSSEILGKYLLNGDFEKLSHYLETKWNQLYHRDSFWDPKLLKNEAVKEVLYLEHQLMDHGLQPISGEFADYIEKIKLLPTCRTLLDWLKNMIMDIVTNLHVEGPTPQYIHVVKKYIETHYMEDLCLKTVSDTVFLNPWYFSTQFKKYMNITFSEYLNQVRVRMAKQFLRQRDLKVYQVAEMVGFQDAAYFSTVFKNVENMSPKDFQKTVS, encoded by the coding sequence ATGCTCAAAATGATGCTCGTTGATGATGAGAAGACTGTTTTACATGGAATTTCACATATTTTGAACAAATATTGCCCGAATTACGAAGTAATAAGCATGGTTCAAAGCGCTGCGGAGGCACTGACCATTCTCCAAGATGTTTGCGTCGATGTCGTGATTACGGATGTGAAAATGCCTGATATGGATGGAATTGAACTTACAAAACAGATTCGGACGTTATACCCGCAAACCGAAGTGGTTGTTTTGAGCGGATACGACGATTTTGAATTCGTCAGACAGACAATGAAGAACGGGGCGTATGATTATTTATTAAAGCCGTGTCACTATCAGAGTATTTTGGATATTTTACGTAAGCTTGAAGAAGGTATCGTGCAGCGTGATAATAAAGCGGTTATTTCGGAAGAGCAAGAATGGTTCGAAAAGTATGCCGATTACGATAACCTAAAAATGGCCGTTGTTTCCGTTCAAGGATGCACAGATTCGGGATTTATGGAGCATCTCAAACAAGAATTGAAGAAAGGGAATATGCCCAAGGAATTTGTTGAATGTATCGCGGTTGATCCTCATTACGTAATCCTTTTTCAACATTCCTTAGATGTAACCGCAGCAAGGCAGCGATTTTACGGTTATCGGCAAAGCTTGTTCCAGAGAGGTTATTCCACGAACTGGGTCGTTGCCGACTGCCATCATGGCCCGGCGCGCTTGAGTCATACGTTTGATTTTTGTGTGGAAATGATTGACTTTTTACAATTCAATGAAATGACCCTAGTTTTGGATGTGGAGATGTACCAGAAATATGTGGACAAGCAAAAAACGCTGCATTTTAGCCATTACTTTTCAAGCGAAATACTGGGAAAATATTTGTTGAATGGAGATTTTGAAAAATTGAGTCACTATCTAGAAACGAAGTGGAATCAACTGTATCACAGGGATTCTTTCTGGGATCCGAAATTGCTAAAGAATGAGGCAGTGAAAGAAGTACTGTATTTGGAACATCAATTGATGGATCATGGACTTCAACCTATTAGCGGTGAATTTGCGGATTATATTGAAAAAATCAAGCTGTTGCCCACCTGCCGAACGTTATTAGATTGGTTGAAAAATATGATCATGGACATCGTTACGAATTTGCATGTCGAAGGGCCTACGCCTCAATACATTCATGTTGTGAAGAAATATATTGAAACTCATTATATGGAAGATCTATGCTTGAAGACGGTTTCGGACACCGTGTTTCTGAATCCATGGTATTTTAGCACCCAATTCAAGAAATATATGAATATCACTTTCAGTGAATATTTGAATCAAGTCAGGGTGCGTATGGCGAAGCAATTTTTAAGACAAAGGGATTTAAAAGTGTATCAAGTGGCAGAAATGGTAGGTTTTCAAGATGCTGCTTATTTTAGCACTGTGTTTAAAAACGTTGAAAATATGAGCCCCAAGGATTTTCAGAAAACGGTTTCATAA
- a CDS encoding sensor histidine kinase, giving the protein MHTSLKSKIILFFILFSSLILLLQIGIFQHWMGAIILKKSDTYFQETVNQVGKRVELQTKQFNNLAVGMRNNQVVKNYLSDLKNHTINYNIAKYKISNEILRTTNMEWIDNIYIFPVSTQPINLYYSTAVFEADETIKKLLNEGFKNNPDEMVWTDLQSEPYSFSALCLIHEKDRLGILKISLNELLFSQILDEVHLGKEGKAYLAKDNTIIYAKNREFIGKPVSVLDNMLSTQVEVELEEKGWKIIGAVPQAEILHQIDQFNRIFIFMVICILAAIMAFAIATAQVVLRPLRKIMRGMESVQQGNLHVVLDHKSNDEFRTIFSHFNYMVERINHLIETIYQQQTHHRKAELLSLLSKLNPHFLYNSLDMIYWKAIMKEEEEIGGSIVALSNILRYSISHQNEFVTVTEDMEQLANYLMIQRMRYEDKLQYEFEIQHEIVDYKIPKLVIQPLVENAIKYAFQDMKHDGIIQIRGYMDADGLYFEVADNGIGMSEGKIQMLLSTCESVSEEAGLGIQLVHQRAKYMYGEEYGVSIDSVVGKGTTIKVRLGIRKEINLAAVM; this is encoded by the coding sequence ATGCATACTTCGCTCAAGTCGAAGATCATCCTATTTTTTATACTTTTTTCTAGTCTTATCTTACTGTTGCAGATCGGGATATTTCAGCATTGGATGGGCGCCATTATTTTGAAAAAGTCGGACACCTATTTTCAAGAAACCGTTAATCAGGTTGGAAAACGGGTAGAGCTTCAAACGAAGCAGTTTAATAATTTGGCAGTGGGGATGAGAAATAATCAAGTTGTGAAAAATTATTTATCGGATCTTAAAAATCATACGATTAATTACAATATCGCCAAATACAAAATCAGTAATGAAATATTAAGAACAACCAATATGGAATGGATAGACAATATCTACATCTTTCCAGTCAGCACACAGCCGATTAATTTATACTACTCGACTGCTGTTTTTGAAGCGGATGAAACGATTAAAAAGTTGTTAAATGAGGGTTTCAAAAACAATCCAGATGAAATGGTATGGACGGATTTACAGTCGGAACCGTATTCTTTCTCCGCCCTTTGTCTGATTCATGAAAAAGATCGTTTGGGCATACTCAAAATTAGTCTGAATGAACTCCTTTTTAGTCAGATTTTAGATGAAGTGCATCTGGGAAAGGAAGGGAAGGCCTACCTTGCCAAAGATAATACGATCATTTACGCGAAAAATCGGGAGTTCATTGGAAAACCGGTGTCCGTTCTGGACAATATGCTCAGTACCCAAGTGGAAGTTGAGCTCGAGGAAAAGGGGTGGAAGATCATTGGAGCTGTGCCTCAAGCCGAAATTCTACATCAAATCGACCAATTCAATCGGATTTTTATTTTCATGGTCATCTGTATTCTAGCGGCTATTATGGCATTCGCGATCGCTACGGCACAGGTCGTTTTGCGGCCTTTAAGAAAGATCATGAGAGGGATGGAAAGTGTTCAGCAAGGCAACTTACACGTTGTTCTGGATCATAAGAGCAATGATGAATTTAGAACGATCTTCTCTCATTTCAATTACATGGTAGAACGGATTAATCATCTCATTGAAACGATCTATCAGCAGCAGACACATCATAGGAAAGCAGAATTACTGAGCTTACTCTCCAAGTTAAATCCTCATTTTTTGTACAATTCGTTAGATATGATTTATTGGAAGGCCATTATGAAAGAAGAAGAGGAGATTGGAGGAAGTATTGTTGCCCTCTCCAATATTCTCAGGTACTCGATATCGCATCAAAATGAGTTTGTGACAGTGACGGAAGACATGGAACAGTTAGCGAATTATTTGATGATCCAAAGAATGAGATATGAAGATAAATTGCAATATGAATTTGAGATTCAACATGAGATAGTGGACTATAAAATTCCTAAGCTGGTCATTCAACCATTGGTTGAAAATGCCATTAAATATGCCTTCCAGGATATGAAGCATGATGGAATTATTCAAATTCGGGGTTATATGGATGCGGATGGTTTGTATTTTGAGGTGGCCGACAATGGGATTGGCATGTCAGAGGGGAAAATTCAGATGCTCTTGTCAACTTGCGAGTCTGTAAGCGAGGAAGCGGGGTTGGGGATCCAACTCGTTCATCAAAGAGCGAAGTATATGTATGGAGAGGAGTATGGGGTTTCTATTGACAGTGTAGTCGGAAAAGGAACAACAATTAAAGTGAGACTGGGCATAAGAAAAGAGATAAATCTGGCGGCAGTGATGTGA
- a CDS encoding DUF4185 domain-containing protein: MKTFRKKSKCVILVSVASCWMLAGAPSLPAHAVVPQDSTFFSTTAIESSDTINTASQGDLWASCWADDGHLYAANGDGKGFTLGSTSPNSIPPAPPNPDIAVNRISGSIGSLSGATLATNHAVGQIWNTSGSYNRKPTGMVCVNGELYLAVQDLNLDFNDAPNATIAKSTDHGTTWTWNTAAPMFNNHTFTTIMFLDYGQNSAWNTFDNYVYAYGLDNNWRDSFDNTVSDPNKLFLARIPKSSIQNRTTWEFYTGDLNGNATWSSDINLRKPVLQDDRRIYASTRDSAHPSNTSVLSQGGIVYNKALNRYLYTSWTEYTFEFYEAPQPWGPWKKFMTKDFGGYPWSDTKNGGYTTVIPSKYISADGKTMYVQSNTFVGGATNYNFSLRKFVVEPYVSTTAANLKSDTINLAAPANGTKPIEKVAHYGNTQFYNDDSTTQNEDSWDQENKTTDWWGYMWPRNYNMNKLVYTTGQMFSDGGWFSGDLKVQIRRNSQWVDATNVQVGPNYPYNNTAGPNKSYTFTFDDTWGDGIRIIGTPGGSAKFTSISELAVYYASGVVQDAGFENQANSTVSAPWTTDGPDSKGIDRGSGFAHSGANNAWIRTSTTNWNALMQQVNVLPNTNYVLKGWIRNSNNFSGGFFGVRNSSGGVISEVNYGGLLNYTQQTIAFNSGSNTSVTLFVGYWAPGVDSWIQVDDIVLEKP, translated from the coding sequence ATGAAGACATTTAGGAAAAAAAGCAAATGCGTAATTCTGGTTTCAGTGGCTTCTTGCTGGATGCTTGCAGGTGCGCCGTCATTACCGGCGCACGCAGTCGTGCCGCAGGACAGCACTTTTTTCTCCACAACAGCAATCGAATCGTCGGATACAATCAATACGGCTTCACAAGGCGACTTATGGGCATCGTGCTGGGCAGATGACGGCCATCTGTATGCGGCCAACGGAGATGGAAAAGGCTTTACGCTCGGTTCGACATCACCAAACAGCATACCGCCTGCGCCACCGAACCCTGACATCGCTGTCAACCGCATTTCCGGCAGCATTGGCAGCCTTAGCGGTGCGACGCTTGCCACTAATCATGCAGTTGGACAAATTTGGAACACAAGTGGCTCTTACAACCGCAAGCCGACCGGGATGGTGTGCGTGAACGGAGAACTCTATTTGGCCGTGCAGGATTTAAACCTCGACTTCAATGATGCGCCGAATGCGACGATCGCGAAATCGACAGATCACGGTACGACTTGGACATGGAACACAGCAGCTCCGATGTTTAACAATCATACATTCACTACAATTATGTTCCTTGACTATGGACAAAATTCAGCGTGGAATACGTTTGACAATTATGTATACGCTTACGGGCTCGATAATAACTGGCGGGATTCGTTCGACAATACGGTGTCCGATCCCAACAAGCTGTTCCTCGCGAGAATACCGAAGTCGAGTATCCAAAACCGTACGACTTGGGAGTTTTACACCGGAGACTTGAATGGGAACGCGACCTGGTCGAGCGATATCAACCTGCGAAAGCCTGTGCTTCAGGACGACCGGCGCATTTACGCAAGCACCCGCGATTCCGCCCATCCGAGCAATACGTCAGTCTTGTCGCAGGGCGGTATTGTCTATAATAAAGCATTAAATCGTTACTTGTATACGTCGTGGACGGAGTACACATTTGAATTTTACGAAGCGCCGCAGCCATGGGGGCCGTGGAAAAAGTTCATGACCAAAGATTTTGGCGGTTATCCTTGGTCGGATACGAAGAATGGCGGATACACGACGGTTATCCCTTCCAAATACATTAGCGCCGACGGGAAAACGATGTACGTACAGTCCAACACATTCGTCGGCGGAGCGACCAATTATAACTTCTCGCTGCGCAAGTTCGTCGTAGAACCATACGTTTCGACTACAGCGGCGAACTTGAAAAGTGACACGATCAATTTGGCAGCTCCGGCAAACGGTACGAAGCCTATCGAGAAGGTTGCGCATTACGGCAATACACAATTCTACAATGACGACAGCACCACGCAAAATGAGGATAGCTGGGATCAAGAGAATAAGACGACAGACTGGTGGGGCTATATGTGGCCTCGGAATTACAACATGAACAAACTCGTTTACACAACCGGGCAAATGTTTAGCGACGGCGGCTGGTTCAGTGGCGACTTGAAGGTGCAGATACGCCGTAACTCGCAATGGGTAGACGCAACGAACGTGCAGGTCGGGCCGAATTACCCTTATAACAATACGGCAGGTCCCAATAAGTCATATACGTTTACGTTTGACGACACTTGGGGAGACGGCATACGCATCATCGGTACGCCCGGAGGCAGTGCAAAATTTACCTCCATCAGTGAATTGGCGGTCTACTATGCCAGCGGTGTCGTGCAGGATGCGGGCTTTGAGAATCAAGCGAATTCAACGGTTTCCGCACCTTGGACTACGGATGGGCCGGACAGCAAAGGCATCGACCGAGGCAGCGGTTTTGCGCATAGCGGGGCGAATAACGCCTGGATCCGAACGTCGACAACGAATTGGAACGCCCTGATGCAGCAAGTGAACGTGCTGCCGAACACCAATTATGTGCTGAAGGGCTGGATTCGGAACTCGAACAACTTCTCGGGCGGTTTCTTCGGCGTACGCAACTCGTCTGGAGGCGTCATTAGCGAAGTTAATTATGGAGGTTTACTGAACTATACACAGCAAACAATCGCCTTTAATTCTGGCTCTAATACATCCGTCACACTTTTCGTTGGCTATTGGGCTCCGGGGGTTGACTCATGGATTCAAGTTGATGATATCGTTTTGGAAAAACCATAG
- a CDS encoding carbohydrate ABC transporter permease, whose product MKTLRQKKGLDLLLFIITLFIAIIFFFPIYFTLISAFKSNGEILRDAIAFPTSLYVESFKYLLTETDFPHAMLNSILLTLVSIICMVGVIPMAAYAIERTNKMWTYLVYVYFLAGMMIPFQVYMIPLFKEMKMLGLYGSLGSPVLIYISGSVGFGCLLYTSFLKGIPREIEEAAEIDGCSKYGIFWRIVFPLLGPCTASMVVLQGLGIWNDFLMPSLVLPSDKPKTMIVEIFGFVGEYASRWDMVFAGTAMSIVPVLIAFIALQKYFIKGVAAGATKG is encoded by the coding sequence ATGAAAACACTAAGACAAAAAAAAGGGTTAGATCTGCTCCTCTTTATCATAACCTTATTTATCGCTATTATTTTCTTTTTTCCCATTTATTTCACTCTCATATCGGCATTCAAAAGCAATGGAGAGATCTTGCGAGATGCGATCGCATTTCCAACCAGCTTGTATGTAGAAAGCTTTAAATATTTATTGACAGAGACTGATTTTCCTCATGCTATGTTGAATAGTATTCTATTGACCCTAGTCTCGATTATTTGCATGGTCGGTGTTATTCCAATGGCGGCTTATGCGATTGAACGAACGAACAAAATGTGGACATATCTTGTGTATGTATACTTTCTAGCCGGGATGATGATTCCTTTTCAAGTGTATATGATTCCGTTGTTCAAGGAAATGAAAATGCTAGGGTTGTATGGAAGTTTGGGATCCCCGGTTCTTATCTATATTTCCGGTTCGGTTGGGTTCGGATGTTTGCTGTATACGAGCTTTTTGAAGGGAATTCCTCGCGAGATTGAAGAAGCCGCTGAGATTGACGGATGTTCCAAATACGGTATATTTTGGCGAATTGTATTTCCGCTGCTGGGACCTTGTACGGCGAGTATGGTGGTACTTCAAGGCCTCGGAATTTGGAACGACTTCTTGATGCCTAGCCTCGTGCTTCCATCCGATAAACCAAAAACGATGATTGTAGAAATATTTGGTTTTGTAGGTGAATATGCGTCTCGATGGGATATGGTGTTTGCCGGTACGGCCATGTCTATCGTTCCTGTTCTTATCGCATTTATCGCGCTGCAAAAGTATTTCATCAAAGGAGTCGCAGCAGGAGCCACAAAGGGCTGA
- a CDS encoding carbohydrate ABC transporter permease: MATTIQREKRKKSWLSYSVLFLLPAFILYTMFVIVPTFGSLYLSFTSWDGISNDIRYIGFDNFVEMWHSDRVHNALKNTLILSIVLVVLENIIALALAMLVDQVKWFRNLFRSIFYLPVLLSGIVLGFVWTIILNYNFGVLTQILDKLNLSSLKLDWLGNPDYALIAIIIFTVWKASGYYMIIYLAGLQGIPPELTEAASIDGANRWQQFRHITFPLLAGAFTVCMMLSMIGSLKIFDQIAVMTDGGPGFSTETLTYIIYKVGFGELRQGYGTALSLVLFILIMIVSIIQIKVLRKREVQM, from the coding sequence ATGGCAACCACCATACAAAGAGAAAAGAGAAAGAAGTCGTGGCTTTCCTATTCCGTACTATTTCTTCTACCAGCTTTTATTCTATATACCATGTTCGTAATTGTTCCTACATTTGGCAGTTTGTATCTAAGTTTTACTTCATGGGATGGAATAAGTAATGATATCCGTTATATTGGCTTTGATAACTTTGTAGAAATGTGGCACAGTGACCGCGTGCATAACGCTCTCAAAAATACACTCATTCTTTCCATTGTTTTGGTTGTTTTAGAGAATATCATTGCTTTAGCCCTGGCTATGTTGGTTGATCAAGTGAAATGGTTCAGAAACCTCTTTAGAAGCATATTTTATTTGCCAGTTCTATTAAGCGGTATCGTATTGGGTTTCGTTTGGACAATTATTTTAAACTATAACTTCGGTGTGCTTACGCAGATACTGGATAAGTTAAACTTATCTTCTCTAAAGCTTGATTGGCTTGGAAATCCAGATTATGCACTCATCGCTATCATCATCTTTACAGTTTGGAAGGCATCAGGCTACTATATGATTATTTATTTAGCCGGTCTTCAAGGGATCCCGCCTGAATTAACCGAAGCGGCAAGTATTGATGGAGCCAACCGCTGGCAGCAATTCAGACATATCACATTTCCTTTGCTTGCGGGTGCCTTTACGGTATGTATGATGCTGTCGATGATTGGATCTTTGAAAATATTCGATCAAATCGCCGTTATGACCGATGGTGGTCCTGGTTTCTCGACAGAAACATTGACTTATATCATCTATAAAGTAGGTTTTGGTGAGTTAAGACAAGGTTATGGAACGGCACTATCGCTTGTACTATTCATATTGATCATGATTGTCTCGATTATTCAAATTAAGGTTCTTCGCAAAAGGGAGGTTCAGATGTAA